A part of Solibacillus sp. FSL H8-0538 genomic DNA contains:
- a CDS encoding globin-coupled sensor protein has product MFIKKKKEHQQIDMSVFHVKLDCSSNLKIKKQIDMLNLTTDDLRYLKSFKPNVDNNIGTIVDSFYRTLGMESSLTKIINDHSSIDRLKVTLRKHICEMFDGSIDAIYFEKRTRIAQVHVHIGLRTQWYIGAFQNLFIELMALVQKNISNPEIQFATLGAISKILNFEQQLVLEAFEAVIDKMKQEMENGKQRLGNSIIESTESLAAISEQTNASFHQLTSQSEEMIAYAKKAIEMSSVAAVQANEGKEQLQQQSTSMSDINLSVQHIALEIEMLVEISKEMESIMGIVTTIANQTNLLSLNAAIEAARAGEAGKGFGVVAGEVRKLSEQTKESATNVAELLHNTNMRTNKLMESLKQIQSAVTSGEQSMNGTEQKFSHIVQALHETKEQNSLMEQEVNQICDVILELGMAFDEVTHSADTLAIVAQELK; this is encoded by the coding sequence ATGTTCATCAAGAAAAAAAAAGAGCATCAACAAATTGATATGAGCGTATTCCATGTTAAACTAGACTGCTCGAGCAACTTAAAAATTAAAAAGCAAATTGATATGTTAAATTTAACAACTGATGATTTGCGGTATTTAAAGTCGTTTAAACCAAATGTTGATAACAATATTGGCACCATCGTGGATTCTTTTTATCGTACGCTCGGCATGGAATCGAGCCTTACGAAAATTATTAATGACCATAGTTCTATTGATCGTTTAAAGGTTACACTGCGTAAGCATATTTGTGAAATGTTTGATGGTAGTATTGATGCCATATATTTTGAAAAGCGAACGCGTATTGCGCAAGTCCATGTGCATATTGGTTTAAGAACGCAGTGGTATATAGGGGCCTTCCAAAATCTATTTATTGAACTTATGGCGCTTGTTCAAAAAAATATTAGCAATCCAGAAATACAATTTGCTACACTGGGAGCAATTTCGAAAATCTTAAACTTTGAGCAACAACTCGTTTTAGAAGCTTTTGAAGCAGTTATTGATAAGATGAAGCAAGAGATGGAAAATGGGAAGCAACGCCTTGGAAATTCCATTATCGAGTCAACCGAAAGTCTCGCGGCTATTTCAGAGCAAACGAACGCCTCGTTCCATCAGCTCACTTCCCAGTCAGAAGAAATGATTGCTTATGCGAAAAAGGCGATTGAAATGTCAAGCGTAGCAGCAGTTCAAGCGAATGAGGGGAAAGAGCAGTTACAGCAGCAATCGACTAGTATGTCAGATATAAATTTGTCGGTTCAACATATTGCCCTTGAAATTGAAATGCTTGTAGAGATTTCTAAAGAGATGGAATCGATCATGGGTATCGTCACGACTATTGCTAACCAAACGAATCTATTATCGTTAAACGCAGCCATTGAAGCAGCCCGCGCTGGAGAAGCAGGAAAAGGCTTTGGTGTTGTTGCGGGTGAAGTTCGTAAGCTATCGGAGCAAACGAAGGAATCTGCCACAAATGTAGCAGAGCTCTTGCATAATACAAATATGAGAACAAATAAATTGATGGAATCCTTAAAACAAATTCAGAGTGCAGTAACGTCGGGTGAGCAGAGTATGAATGGAACAGAACAGAAATTTTCACATATTGTGCAGGCGCTACATGAAACAAAAGAGCAAAACAGTTTAATGGAACAAGAAGTGAATCAAATTTGTGATGTTATTTTAGAGTTGGGTATGGCGTTTGATGAGGTGACACACTCAGCGGATACATTAGCTATTGTGGCGCAGGAATTAAAGTAA
- a CDS encoding tetratricopeptide repeat protein produces MFYDQYKFEQLVRTTLTITDEQEIETLLQCFQNAVAGNMEAMVDIALFHRSYELYGAMSVWLKRAAQLGYNDAQYELANCYIEGLGVEENEQEALRLYTCAAEQGHADAANNLADMYFNGEGVDVNEELAFSWFTRAADAGVVEAMFSLGIMCEQGLGMETDKQRAFSYYIQAAEGGYVDAQYRVGTVYFEGLLGQPQNYDAALEWFERAATQFNIDSIYNIGYFYEHGIGVTQNTEKAIRYYKQASLLGDYHAKLNIAELYEQGNGIAVNHLEAEKWREAAIQQIGEADFD; encoded by the coding sequence TTGTTTTACGACCAATATAAATTTGAACAGCTTGTAAGAACAACTTTAACTATTACAGATGAGCAGGAAATCGAGACACTTTTACAATGCTTTCAGAATGCTGTGGCTGGAAATATGGAAGCGATGGTAGACATTGCGTTATTTCATCGTAGCTATGAGTTGTATGGTGCGATGAGCGTCTGGCTGAAACGAGCGGCGCAGCTCGGTTATAATGACGCACAGTATGAGTTAGCCAATTGCTATATTGAAGGTCTCGGAGTTGAAGAAAATGAGCAGGAGGCGTTGCGTCTTTATACATGCGCGGCTGAGCAAGGGCATGCAGATGCAGCCAATAATTTAGCGGATATGTATTTCAACGGCGAAGGGGTAGACGTGAATGAAGAACTAGCCTTTAGTTGGTTTACTAGAGCGGCGGATGCTGGAGTAGTAGAGGCGATGTTTTCGCTCGGTATTATGTGTGAGCAAGGACTTGGCATGGAGACGGACAAGCAGCGTGCTTTTTCATATTATATACAGGCAGCGGAGGGCGGCTATGTTGATGCGCAATACCGCGTAGGAACTGTTTATTTTGAAGGTCTTCTGGGACAGCCACAAAATTACGATGCTGCACTTGAATGGTTTGAGCGTGCGGCTACACAGTTTAATATTGATTCGATTTATAATATTGGTTATTTTTATGAGCATGGTATTGGTGTCACACAAAATACTGAAAAGGCAATTCGCTATTATAAACAGGCATCACTGCTTGGGGATTACCATGCAAAGCTTAATATTGCCGAGCTTTATGAGCAAGGTAACGGCATTGCAGTAAATCATTTAGAAGCAGAAAAGTGGCGAGAAGCTGCCATACAGCAAATAGGCGAGGCAGATTTTGATTAA
- the hemG gene encoding protoporphyrinogen oxidase produces MKTVVVVGGGITGLCTMHYVKRQMVEQGIEARLILLEKNAYLGGKIHSEQEQGFIMETGADSIVARHPGVLELVRELNFEQELVYNETGISYIHTNNELHAIPAGSTFGIPMNVESLMASTLVSEEGKKRALQDFELPNTNFTKESSIGEFLDYFLGEELVQKQVAPVLAGVYSGDLYQLSLASTLPYLVDYKNNYGSIIKGFEENREQFEKANNKKFISFRTGLPALIDRLEESLPEVEFFKNTATERVVKNGEQYDVVLANGETITADVVVLAVPNETVRSVLVDEAIDTSLKKFTTASVLTMYLGFDVPDSILPADGTGFIVSYNSDLVCNASTWTSRKWKHTSASGNLLVRLFYKNSNPHYEELAAMTDEQLTQVAREDIRLSLGIEEAPKVVNVTKWIHQMPRYDLAHNEALGVVVEDLEKRYPNLLLAGCSYFGVGIGACIQNGRKTADQIITIIK; encoded by the coding sequence ATGAAAACAGTTGTTGTTGTCGGTGGCGGCATTACGGGCTTATGTACAATGCATTATGTAAAAAGGCAGATGGTTGAACAAGGAATAGAGGCACGTTTAATTTTATTGGAGAAAAATGCGTATTTAGGTGGCAAAATTCATTCTGAGCAGGAACAAGGCTTTATTATGGAGACGGGCGCAGATTCAATCGTTGCACGCCATCCGGGAGTACTTGAACTTGTGCGTGAACTAAACTTTGAACAAGAGCTTGTTTATAACGAAACAGGCATTTCATATATTCATACAAATAATGAATTACATGCAATTCCAGCGGGTTCGACGTTCGGGATTCCGATGAATGTAGAGTCATTAATGGCGAGCACATTAGTTTCAGAGGAAGGCAAAAAACGTGCTTTGCAAGATTTTGAATTGCCAAATACAAACTTCACGAAGGAAAGTTCCATTGGAGAGTTCCTTGATTATTTCTTGGGTGAAGAGCTCGTACAGAAACAGGTTGCGCCAGTGCTTGCGGGGGTCTATTCCGGGGATTTATATCAGCTATCACTAGCATCCACATTACCATATTTAGTGGACTATAAAAATAACTACGGTTCAATTATTAAAGGTTTTGAGGAGAACCGTGAGCAGTTTGAAAAAGCGAATAATAAAAAATTCATTTCATTCCGCACAGGACTGCCTGCTTTAATTGATCGTTTAGAGGAAAGCTTACCTGAAGTTGAGTTTTTTAAAAATACTGCAACAGAGCGTGTTGTCAAAAATGGCGAGCAATATGATGTAGTACTAGCAAATGGCGAGACAATAACTGCGGATGTTGTCGTGCTTGCTGTGCCAAATGAAACGGTGCGCTCGGTATTAGTAGATGAGGCGATAGATACAAGCTTGAAAAAATTCACAACAGCTTCCGTATTGACGATGTATCTAGGTTTTGATGTACCTGATAGCATTTTACCAGCTGATGGGACAGGGTTTATCGTTTCATATAATAGTGATTTAGTATGTAACGCTTCAACTTGGACGAGCCGTAAATGGAAGCATACATCGGCCTCAGGTAATTTACTTGTACGATTATTTTATAAAAATAGTAATCCACACTACGAAGAGCTAGCTGCAATGACAGATGAACAGTTGACACAAGTTGCGCGAGAGGATATTCGTTTAAGCCTTGGCATTGAAGAGGCACCGAAAGTAGTCAATGTGACAAAGTGGATACATCAAATGCCGCGCTATGATTTAGCACATAATGAAGCGTTAGGTGTTGTAGTAGAAGATCTAGAAAAACGGTATCCCAATCTACTGCTTGCGGGCTGTTCTTATTTTGGTGTAGGAATTGGTGCTTGCATTCAAAATGGTAGAAAAACGGCAGACCAAATTATTACAATAATCAAGTAG